Proteins encoded by one window of Chaetodon trifascialis isolate fChaTrf1 chromosome 15, fChaTrf1.hap1, whole genome shotgun sequence:
- the LOC139343178 gene encoding uncharacterized protein, with protein sequence MSLRCLQSRFVTLPRLSRLDRQFQDGDVRKGSLPHSGGITLTRSDSLTSFTVDLGPSLMSEVLSLIDNPTCLQMSNHSRTAGEEAEGEEEKEEEESSLTETPVQSPAVTSPNSSTGSGSVSRGRFYSSNRTEQQEDRRSQRSPDEYAGSPHRAEPAMEAERFQRAADVLSRHYGGGSFTKGTRMLNNTTSPALSHGRKTPYAFSEEEEEIKV encoded by the exons ATGTCTCTGAGAT GCCTGCAGTCTAGATTCGTCACTCTGCCCCGCCTCTCTCGCCTTGACAGACAGTTTCAAGATGGAGACGTCCGAAAGGGGTCTCTACCACACAGCGGTGGCATCACGCTGACGCGCTCAGACTCCCTCACTTCGTTCACTGTAGACCTTGGCCCTTCCCTGATGTCTGAGGTACTGAGCTTGATTGACAACCCCACCTGCCTTCAGATGTCTAATCACAGCCGGACAGCAGGCGAGGAAGCGGAAGgcgaggaagagaaagaagaggaagagagctcTCTCACAGAGACGCCTGTGCAGAGCCCTGCGGTGACTTCACCAAACTCTTCCACAGGAAGCGGGTCAGTCAGCAGGGGGCGCTTTTATAGCTCTAACCGGACAGAGcaacaggaggacaggaggtcCCAGAGGTCACCAGATGAGTACGCTGGGTCCCCTCACAGAGCAGAGCCTGCcatggaggcagagaggttCCAGAGGGCAGCTGATGTGCTGTCCCGCCATTACGGCGGAGGCTCCTTCACGAAGGGAACGAGGATGCTCAACAACACcacctctcctgctctttcccACGGCCGCAAAACACCATATGCCTtttctgaagaggaggaagagatcaAAGTCTAG